One segment of Pseudobythopirellula maris DNA contains the following:
- a CDS encoding TIGR04086 family membrane protein, whose protein sequence is MNEHEHHHHETHHETHHGAPAPAYCSPAISWGAIIAGLFAVLSISWLLNLFGLSLGVSVTDASDDTLMDDGLPQVGALWMVISVIIAFFIGGAVAARMSRDPDETNGMIHGFLLWAVSTTILLGLGYLGFSSLVQTGQSYVSAAGTGVATVVSTTAQGAAQGASGLAEMGSAAASTDLAATLRERLQQQAAEAIAAVDAEGGPEVTEEDVRASIEELDDETIDQLVTQLMDDDRESAAQLIASQTDLTEEQSNDLIEGAYQALKERFGNPGNNQSLADDLRSQMADRSAAVVASLDAEGGPEVTKQAVREAINDLDAEQFNQAAMLMIEGRDEEAVDLLASETDLSEEQLNDIANGVVEPLQERIEAVKRMANEAVETASTYAQQVLWAAFATTALGLAVAVLGGWCGADASRRYYETNRVNTV, encoded by the coding sequence ATGAACGAGCACGAGCACCACCACCACGAAACCCACCACGAAACCCACCACGGGGCCCCCGCCCCCGCCTACTGCTCCCCGGCCATCAGTTGGGGCGCGATCATTGCCGGCCTGTTCGCCGTGCTGTCGATCAGCTGGCTGCTGAACTTGTTCGGCCTGTCGCTCGGTGTCAGTGTGACCGATGCGAGCGACGACACCCTGATGGACGACGGCCTGCCTCAGGTCGGCGCCTTATGGATGGTTATATCGGTCATCATCGCCTTCTTCATCGGCGGCGCCGTGGCGGCCCGGATGTCGCGTGACCCGGACGAGACCAACGGCATGATCCACGGCTTCTTGCTGTGGGCCGTCTCGACGACGATCCTGCTGGGGCTCGGCTACCTCGGATTCAGCTCGCTCGTGCAGACGGGGCAGTCGTACGTGTCGGCCGCGGGCACGGGCGTCGCCACGGTTGTCAGTACCACGGCGCAGGGCGCCGCTCAGGGCGCCAGCGGCTTGGCCGAGATGGGCTCGGCGGCGGCCAGCACCGACCTGGCGGCCACGCTCCGTGAGCGGCTTCAGCAGCAGGCGGCCGAGGCGATCGCCGCGGTCGACGCCGAGGGAGGGCCCGAGGTGACCGAAGAAGACGTCCGCGCTTCGATCGAGGAGCTCGACGACGAGACGATCGATCAGCTCGTCACGCAGCTGATGGACGACGACCGCGAGTCGGCCGCCCAACTGATCGCATCGCAGACCGACCTGACCGAGGAGCAGTCCAACGACCTCATCGAGGGCGCTTACCAGGCGCTCAAAGAGCGGTTCGGTAACCCCGGCAACAACCAGAGCCTAGCCGACGACCTCCGTTCGCAGATGGCCGATCGTTCGGCCGCGGTCGTCGCGTCGCTCGACGCCGAAGGGGGCCCTGAAGTGACCAAGCAGGCGGTGCGCGAAGCGATCAATGATCTCGACGCCGAGCAGTTCAACCAGGCCGCCATGCTGATGATCGAGGGCCGCGACGAGGAGGCGGTCGACTTGCTAGCGAGCGAGACCGACCTCAGCGAGGAGCAGCTCAACGACATCGCCAACGGAGTGGTCGAGCCCCTGCAGGAGCGGATCGAAGCGGTCAAGCGGATGGCCAACGAGGCCGTCGAGACCGCGTCGACCTACGCCCAACAGGTGCTGTGGGCCGCCTTCGCCACCACGGCGTTGGGGCTGGCTGTCGCGGTGCTGGGCGGCTGGTGCGGGGCGGACGCCTCGCGTCGCTACTACGAAACGAACCGCGTCAACACGGTCTGA